In Kiritimatiellia bacterium, the sequence TCCCCGGCTACATGGACATACAGGAAGCGCTGAAAGTGCCGAAGAAGACCGAGGAACAGAAGGAACTTCTGGAATGGGCCGGCGATGGTTACGACCCGGAACGTTTTGATATAGAAGTTGTGAACCGGCGGTTGATTGGAAAACGGTAGAAACATAGTCTCGCGCACAGGACGGCAAGGATAATGTTAAGGATATTGAGGCTACAGAATCTGTAATTATCATGCCCGGCTTTTAAGTGTTTCCACTCCGCCCGCGTATGATCCGCGACCGAAATAAATCATCATAGCCGTCCGGGGGGATCGTCAAACGTCGGGCATTTTTACCGCTCCAATTATTTTTTCAGCCGCACAGTTTGCGTTTTTGCCATTCTCCGCCGTTGGCGGATCTGCCCGTGGCATGAAAACCAGCCGTCATAATACGCTGAAAAAACGGGCCAAAAAAGTGTATCCTATTTGTATCGCATTTTAGAACAAATCAATGCCTTTTTCTGCCTTTTCCTGCCATTTGAGAAATAGTCAATAAAATCAAGGAAAAGCGTGAACTGTATTGAAAATAAAGGGTGATCTACATCGTTCTGTAAAAAATGAAGTTTTTAAGTATACCCGATAAACAGAGATGAGTAGTTCGGCATAAGATTTTTCCTTTACAGGCCAGCTGGCAACGGATATGATTCAAACTATGAAACAAATCAAAATCATCGTTGAAAAGCATGACGATGGCTATATCGCCTATCCGCTGGGATTAAAGGGCGTTGTGGTAGCCGAAGGGGATACTTACGAACAAGCCCTGGCCGAGGTGAAATCCGCCATTAAATTTCACCTTGACACTTTCGGCCAAGACGCGCTCTCGGATGATGAATCGCCGGTTGTGGAAGCGTTTGTCGCCGAAACAGGAGTGCCCGCCTGATGCCAAAATTCCCGGTTGATGCTCCCAAGCGTCGGGTCATCAAGGCGCTGGAGATTCTTGGCTTTCGCATGGTTCGGGAGCGGGAACATATTGCCATGATCCGGGAAAATCCGGACGGCACCAAGACGCCGCTAACCATGCCGAATCATTCCACCCTCAAAAGCTCCACGCTCCGTTCTATCTGCACGCAATCCAACATTCCCCGCCCCGACTTTCTGCGGGCGTATGAGCGCGCATGAGCGCGGAACATCAACAACGTTCAAGATCGCTGTGGTATTTATGTAACTTCTAAAGTTACAAATGTAACTTTCAAAGTAACGCCTTCTTATTAGAAGGCTATAGGCTTGTTTTGGCTGATAGCCAGGACAAGCCCTTTTTTTGGCCATTGGAATAAAAAATATTATGTGAGCGCGAAGGCTGAATATATCGCATAAAGCGGCGAGAGAGCTGACAGGTTAAAACGCTTATTATTATGAACGCCGGTTTGGAATGACTCTTCTTCAGCCGGTCTGAAAGATTCCTTTTTTTCTTCCTCCTTGATCCAAACGGATCATTTTCTTTCTTCTTCTGTCGTGAGCGCGTAGAGCCTTGGCATGCTGGTCGTGGCGAGTTGCCGGCTACCCGGAGAGAGCGTTTTTAGTATTCTTCCGGATTTCAACCGGGAGGAAAAAGATGGGCACGGAAGGACTGCGAAAGTGTTGTCACTGCGGCATTTGGTTTCGTCCGCATCCACGCAATGTTTATCACCAGCGGTATTGTTCGGCGCCGGAATGCCGAGCGGCCAGCAAGCTGGCAAGCCAGGGGAAATGGTGTCGGAAGAATCCGGGCTATTTCCATGGGGAAGCGTATGTAAAGAAGGTTCAGGAATGGCGTCGGAAGCATCCAGGTTACTGGAAGGAAAAGGGCACGGCCAAAGCCTGCGGGCCGCCGGATGCGTTACAAGATCTCTTAACGGCGCAAG encodes:
- a CDS encoding type II toxin-antitoxin system HicB family antitoxin yields the protein MKQIKIIVEKHDDGYIAYPLGLKGVVVAEGDTYEQALAEVKSAIKFHLDTFGQDALSDDESPVVEAFVAETGVPA
- a CDS encoding type II toxin-antitoxin system HicA family toxin; translation: MPKFPVDAPKRRVIKALEILGFRMVREREHIAMIRENPDGTKTPLTMPNHSTLKSSTLRSICTQSNIPRPDFLRAYERA